One Oscillospiraceae bacterium genomic region harbors:
- a CDS encoding IMP dehydrogenase: MAYYFSEPSRTFGEYLLVPGYSSSECVPTAVSLKTPLVKYHKGEEDCPLEMNIPMVSAIMQSVSGEKLAIALAKQGGVSFIYGSQTIEQEADMVRRVKAYKKGFVTSDSNLPPEATLGDVLDLKTRTGHSTVAITDDGTAHGKLLGIVASRDYRLSRMTMDLKVTEFMTPLDKLVTAPDTTSLHDCNDIIWDNKINSLPLVDAEGHLQYMVFRKDYDSHKENINELLDENKSYVVGAGINTRDYAERVPALVDAGVDVLCIDSSEGFSEWQSRTIAWIRENYGDKVKVGAGNVVDREGFLFLAKAGADFIKIGIGGGSICITRETKGIGRGQATAVIEVAKARDEYYKETGIYIPICSDGGIVQDYHITLALAMGADFVMLGRYFARFDESPTNKLRVGGNYVKEYWGEGSNRARNWQRYDLGGAQKLSFEEGVDSYVPYAGPLADGVQTTLYKVRSTMCNCGALSIPELQEKARLTVVSSTSIVEGGSHDVILKNGPQNR; this comes from the coding sequence ATGGCATATTATTTCTCTGAACCGTCCCGCACCTTTGGTGAGTATCTGCTGGTCCCCGGCTATTCTTCTTCGGAGTGTGTCCCCACGGCTGTCAGCCTGAAGACCCCGCTGGTCAAGTACCACAAGGGCGAGGAGGATTGCCCTCTTGAAATGAACATCCCGATGGTCTCTGCCATCATGCAGTCCGTTTCCGGCGAGAAGCTGGCTATTGCACTGGCCAAGCAGGGCGGCGTTTCCTTCATCTACGGCTCTCAGACCATCGAGCAGGAAGCCGACATGGTCCGCCGCGTCAAAGCCTACAAAAAGGGTTTTGTCACTTCTGACTCCAACCTGCCGCCGGAGGCTACCCTCGGCGATGTGCTGGACCTGAAGACCCGCACCGGCCACTCCACCGTGGCCATCACCGATGACGGCACGGCTCACGGCAAGCTGCTGGGCATCGTTGCCTCCCGCGACTACCGCCTGTCCCGCATGACGATGGACCTCAAGGTCACCGAATTCATGACCCCGCTGGACAAGCTGGTCACCGCTCCCGACACCACCAGCCTGCATGATTGCAACGACATCATCTGGGACAACAAGATCAACTCTCTGCCCCTGGTGGACGCCGAAGGTCACCTGCAGTATATGGTCTTCCGCAAGGACTATGACTCCCACAAGGAGAACATCAACGAACTGCTGGACGAGAACAAGAGCTACGTCGTAGGCGCCGGCATCAACACCCGCGACTACGCCGAGCGCGTACCTGCTCTGGTGGACGCCGGTGTGGATGTCCTCTGCATCGACTCCTCTGAGGGCTTCAGCGAGTGGCAGTCCCGCACCATCGCCTGGATCCGCGAGAACTACGGCGATAAGGTGAAGGTCGGCGCTGGCAATGTTGTCGACCGCGAGGGCTTCCTCTTCCTGGCCAAGGCTGGCGCTGACTTCATCAAGATCGGCATCGGCGGCGGCTCCATCTGCATCACCCGCGAGACCAAGGGCATTGGTCGCGGCCAGGCTACCGCTGTCATTGAGGTTGCCAAGGCTCGCGACGAGTACTACAAGGAGACCGGCATCTATATTCCCATCTGCTCCGACGGTGGTATCGTGCAGGATTACCACATCACTCTGGCCCTGGCTATGGGCGCCGACTTCGTCATGCTGGGCCGCTACTTTGCCCGCTTCGACGAATCCCCCACGAACAAGCTGCGCGTGGGCGGCAACTACGTCAAGGAGTACTGGGGCGAGGGTTCCAACCGCGCCCGCAACTGGCAGCGCTACGACCTGGGCGGCGCCCAGAAGCTGAGCTTCGAGGAAGGTGTTGACTCCTACGTGCCCTACGCCGGCCCCCTGGCCGACGGCGTGCAGACCACCCTGTACAAGGTGCGCTCCACCATGTGCAACTGCGGTGCGCTCTCCATTCCCGAGCTGCAGGAGAAAGCCCGCCTGACCGTCGTTTCCTCTACCTCTATCGTTGAGGGCGGCAGCCACGACGTCATCCTGAAAAACGGCCCGCAGAACCGTTGA
- a CDS encoding 2-isopropylmalate synthase: MMDATKYHVGYYPPPVEPGHVYEWTKKDHIEKAPAWCSVDLRDGNQSLIVPMSLDEKLEFYDMLIKIGFKEIEVGFPAASETEYEFLRKLIDGNRIPQDVTVQVLTQCRDHIIRKTFEAVKGAPRAIIHFYNSTSVAQREQVFKKSKEEIKQIAVDGAKLVKQLSEEYEGNFLFEYSPESFTGTEPEYAVEVCNAVLDVMQPTPDRPMIINLPVTVEMSMPHIYANQIEWCSNHLKYRDSVILSTHPHNDRGCGVADAELAVLAGAQRIECCLFGNGERTGNVDAITLAMNMYSHGVDPHLDFSDMPKICEIYERVTRMHVYERTPYAGALVFAAFSGSHQDAIAKGMTWRKEKKLHEWTCPYIPIDPHDIGRTYDADVIRINSQSGKGGIGFLLQQNYGYNPPPKMREDLGYRVKDVSDHEHRELSVKEVLYVFETAYLNHNSPLNIPEAHFVQNADNTITANITLSVNGKETKCSATGNGRLDAVATAIEQQTGMHFTLIHYSEHALDSDTDSRACSYVGLKWASGEETWGCGTHTDIIVAGIKALVSAINNK, encoded by the coding sequence ATGATGGACGCAACCAAGTATCATGTAGGGTATTATCCGCCACCGGTCGAGCCCGGCCATGTGTATGAGTGGACCAAAAAGGACCACATCGAAAAGGCCCCGGCCTGGTGCAGCGTGGACCTGCGCGACGGCAACCAGAGCCTGATTGTCCCGATGAGCCTGGACGAAAAGCTGGAATTCTACGATATGCTGATCAAGATTGGCTTCAAGGAGATCGAGGTTGGTTTCCCGGCCGCCAGCGAGACTGAGTACGAGTTCCTGCGCAAGCTCATCGACGGCAACCGTATCCCCCAGGATGTCACCGTCCAGGTTCTGACCCAGTGCCGCGACCACATCATCCGTAAGACGTTTGAGGCCGTCAAGGGTGCGCCCCGCGCCATCATCCATTTCTACAACTCCACCAGCGTCGCCCAGCGCGAGCAGGTGTTCAAGAAGTCCAAAGAGGAAATCAAGCAGATCGCCGTCGACGGTGCCAAGCTGGTCAAGCAGCTCAGCGAAGAGTATGAGGGCAACTTCCTGTTTGAGTACAGCCCCGAAAGCTTTACCGGCACCGAGCCGGAGTACGCCGTGGAAGTCTGCAACGCCGTGTTGGACGTCATGCAGCCCACGCCGGACCGCCCCATGATCATCAACCTGCCGGTCACGGTGGAGATGAGCATGCCCCACATCTACGCCAACCAGATCGAATGGTGTTCCAACCATCTGAAATATCGTGACAGCGTTATTCTTTCCACACACCCGCACAACGACCGCGGCTGCGGCGTGGCGGATGCCGAGCTAGCCGTGCTGGCCGGTGCCCAGCGCATCGAGTGCTGCCTCTTCGGCAACGGCGAGCGCACCGGCAATGTGGACGCCATCACCCTGGCTATGAACATGTACAGCCACGGCGTGGACCCGCACCTCGATTTCAGCGACATGCCCAAGATCTGCGAGATTTACGAGCGCGTGACCCGCATGCACGTCTACGAGCGCACGCCGTATGCCGGTGCGTTGGTGTTCGCGGCCTTCAGCGGCAGCCATCAGGACGCCATCGCCAAGGGCATGACCTGGCGCAAGGAAAAGAAACTGCATGAGTGGACCTGCCCCTACATCCCTATCGACCCGCACGATATTGGCCGTACCTACGATGCCGACGTCATCCGCATCAACAGCCAGAGCGGCAAGGGCGGCATCGGCTTCCTGCTGCAGCAGAACTACGGCTATAACCCGCCGCCGAAGATGCGCGAGGATCTGGGCTACCGCGTCAAGGATGTCAGCGACCACGAGCACCGCGAACTGAGCGTGAAGGAAGTTCTGTACGTCTTTGAGACTGCCTATCTCAACCACAACAGCCCGCTCAACATCCCCGAAGCACATTTCGTCCAGAACGCGGACAACACGATCACCGCCAACATCACACTGTCGGTCAACGGCAAGGAGACCAAGTGCTCCGCCACAGGCAACGGCCGCCTGGATGCCGTGGCGACCGCCATCGAGCAGCAGACCGGCATGCACTTCACCCTGATACATTACAGCGAACACGCGCTGGATTCCGACACTGACTCCCGTGCCTGCTCCTACGTCGGCCTGAAATGGGCCTCTGGTGAGGAGACCTGGGGCTGCGGCACCCATACCGACATCATCGTAGCCGGTATCAAGGCGCTGGTGAGTGCGATCAATAATAAATAA